The stretch of DNA AAGGAATAGCGGAGTGGAACAACCGGTATTATGAACTGAAACTGAGAGACCCCCTGGAATATGAAGAATGCAGCGAATGCCTTCACTTCCCTGTATGCGGCGGGGGATGCCCCGTCCATGCATATAATGAAAAAGGGTTATTCAATGTGCCATGCTGCGGAAGCAGTGAAGAATTCGTACCACTTCGCGTACTCTCTTACCTGAAAAGAAACCATCCCGAAAAAATGAGAGGGAGTGAAATATGAAAAACTCGGCCTACAATCTCATCCTTCCACTGGAAACGGAAAACGACGAATATATTATTTTCAATACGCTCTCAAACTCGCTTCTGCTTGCAGACGGCGAACTTGCTGGCGCAATAGAGGATCGCCGGTACGATCTTCTCGATGAAAATACCGTCTCGGCCATGAAGGCAGGCGGGATATTTATCGAAGACGAAACGGACGAAAAGATGATCTTCTCGAAAAAGTACAGGGAGATCCTGGACTCATCGGAAGAACTCAGGTTCGTAATTATAACGACATACAAATGCAACCTGGCCTGCTCCTACTGCTACGAGGGACGGGGAACGGTAGTTTCGGAGGATATGAGCCCTGAAATAAGGGACAAGGCTATAGAGGCGATAAAAAAGAGGGCGCTCCCGACAGACTGCAAAAGCCTGAAGATAATGCTTTTCGGCGGCGAGCCGCTCATGAATCCCGATACCGGTTTGGTAATCATGAAAGAACTTTCGCGATGGTGCGGGGAGAACGGCCTGAAGTACGAAGGGTCGATGGTTACCAACGGAACTCTTGCCACCCGGGATCTTGTGGACAAATTCAGGCCCTATATCAGTACAGTTCAGCTGACACTCGACGGCCCGAAAGAATATCATGACGGCATAAGGGTGTTTAAGAACGGTTCGGGCACCTACGGCAAAGTCATGGATGCCATAAAGGCGTTCAGGTCCGCCGGGATCTTCGTTGCACTCAGGATCCAGGTCAATGAAAACAATGTCGGCCTTCTCGACACACTAAAAGAAGAACTGGACAGGAACGGGATAGCGGCGGATAAGGGGATCAGGCAGTTTCCGTCACTTATAAAAAAATATTCCGAGTTCTGCAACATGGACTGCGAACTCTTGGAAGACTGCGACCCGGCAGTCCTCTCAAAGATATTGGAATTCGAAAAAAATATGAAGCCTTCGGCACGGTTCGTTCCGTGCCATATTTATGCGAACATGTTCGTCATCGATCCCGCCGGGGACGTGTACAAGTGCATCACCGAAGTCGCACAAAAGGAAAATGTATTGGGAACGGTAAAAAACGGCCGCCTTGAATTATCCGGCAAATATTCCGATTTCATGTCAAGAGACCCGCTCGGGTTCCCGGAGTGTGCACAATGCAGTTATCTTCCGGTCTGCGGAGGCGGATGCCCGTATATGGCAAGGAAGACGAACGGCACCTGCCACTCGTCCTTCTGCGGCATGACAAAGGAAGTGGTCGAACAGAAATTAACCGGCTATATGGAGGGAAGAAGATGAATCTGCAGGAAACCGGGAAGAAAAGCATGAAAAGATCCAGGTATAATCACATACTCCCGCTTGCGGAGAAGGATACCAACATCCTGTACAATATGCTGACCGGATCGATCATGCAGGTAGATGACGAGCTGAGGGATATCATCGATAATGGAAAATTCGAGAGCATCGGTGAAGAAGAAATTCAGAAAGTCCTGGCCGACAACGGCATAATCATTCCCGGCAATACCGATGAAAGCGAACTTTTTTGTTCAAGATACGATGATGAAAAACAAAATCCCGATTATTATCTCTTCGTCGTCCTTCCTACCTTTGCATGCAACCTTTCATGCCCGTACTGCTACGAGGGATCGGGTGAGATCCTGACAAAGACCATGGATACGGCGACACTTAAAAGCACCATCGACTTTATAAAAAAGACACTGGCTGAAGGAAATCCCGGCAAGGTAGTTTTCAAACTCTACGGTGGCGAGCCGCTGCTTGCCATCGACATCTGCACCGGGCTCCTCGACGAAATCATTCCCTGGTGCAGAGTGCAGGGAATACAGGCCGATGTCATTCTCCAGACAAACGGGACCGTTATCGATGAAAAGGTTATGAAAGAGCTTGTCCCTGAAATAACCGCCGTAGAGGTGACACTCGACGGGTCCCGTGAAAAGCACAACACGATAAGGCGCTACAAGGACGGGAGCGGATCATACGATGACATTATCAGAAACCTCATCCTCCTGCTCGATTCAGGAGTAAAAGTAGTTCTGAGAATAAATGCAGATACCCCCGCCGGGTTTACACGGGTACTGGATGAAATGGATGAATTCGGATTGAAAAAATACCAGGATCTTTTATTTTATACGGCATTTATATCGAACTACAGTCTTTCCGAATTTTTAACAGACAACGGATTATGCAGCCGCGATGCAGAAAAGAGCCTGGAACTGAAGATGGTATTCGACTCAATTGTACGCGGGAAAGGCTGGCAGAACCATTACCAGCCTTACTCACCGCTGGGAAAGCAAAAGGCGGTGTCCTGCAACTTCGAGAAGAAGGGCCGGTTCGTTATCGATCCATCGGGAGACCTTTATAAGTGCCTTTTCTGCGCAGGAATGAAGGAATTCAGGGTCGGGACGATCGGAGAGGACGGGGAGGAACTGGACACTGCCTATTATGATCTTGAAAAACGTAATCCACGTGATTTTGCAGAGTGCAGGGAATGCAGATACCTTCCTGCATGCGGGGGCGGATGCCCGGTAAGGGCGCTGATCAATAACGGCACGTATCAGTCCGGGTACTGCGGCACGATTCCCAAGTTCATGGACCAAAGGATACTTGTTCACCTGCAGGGAAAGCACCATGATTATCCGGCCGGAGAGAATGATGAAATCTTCGGTTTATAATCTTGTAGTTCCCGGAGAAAACGGGAATTCCCTTCTCTTCAATACACTGACGAAATCATTTCTGGTAGTCGATAAGGAGCTGCGAACGGGGCTTGAAGAAAATTCATTCGGCGGCATGGACCCCGGCATGATCTCCGGTCTTCATGAACTCGGGATCATCGTAGATGACGAGGCCGACGAAAGCAAAGTCTACGCCCTGAAGCACAATTTGCACAAGTATTCGACCGACACCTCAAGTTTTTTGATCTTTCCTACCCATTCCTGCAATCTCAGGTGCCCTTACTGCTATGAAACTGTAATGGATATCCCAAAGAGCAAATCGATGGACCGTGAGACCATCGCACGGACGAAGGCTTTCATTAAAGGGATGACACTTCAAAACCGGAGCAGCAGGGTTGTGCTGGGATTTTACGGCGGCGAACCCCTGCTAAGATCCGACATCTGCCTTGATATCATGGAGGATATCTTCAACTGGGCCGGAGAAAGAGGGATCTCATACTTCTGTGTCCTCACGACAAACGGCACCCTGCTCAGCCCGTCGGTGTCCAAGAGAATGCACCCTTTTCTTTCATCGGTTCATTTCACTCTGGATGGTCCTGCCGAAAAACACAACGCCAAACGCTTCTACATGGACAATTCGGGAACCTATTACGATGTTCTTGATGCAGTTTCCAGGGCAAAGGATAAAAAAATAATCATAACAGTCAGGATCAATCTCGATGACGACGCTTCAGAGGAAGACGTATCTGAAATCCTGGCCGATCTTGAAGAGAGGGGCTTTAAGGACAGACCCGGTTTCTTCATATATTTTGCACACGTGACGGCTCCGAATACCTGTTTCAACGAATATCACGACGATTCCCGGGAGACGGAGATCACGGACATGATTGAAAAGACCACCAGATACTGGGGACTGGCGAACAGCCTGGGGTGGGGAGGATCGCTGACTAACAGGTCCGGGGAGGAACACGGCTATATCTCCGGCAGCCCGGTTCCCTGCGAATATATCCGCAATGGCTGTTATGTCGTCGATCCTCTTGCAGATATCTATCTATGTCCAGCCTATTGCGGAATGAAGGAGTATTCGGCCGGGGCGATAGATGAAAACGGCATGCCCGAATGGAACAGCTCATACTTCAGGACCATCGAGAACAACCCTGTATCATCCGTCCGCTGCAAAAAATGCAATATCCTTCCCGTATGCAACGGCGGCTGCCCGTTTGAATTCCTCAGGGGTGATGAGGAGGCCATGGAGAATTATTGCAGGTATATGAAAAAGAAGATAGAGAAGAAGATAGTCTCCCATTTCAGGTATCACTATCCTGAAAAATACAGGGAGGTTTTTTCATGAAGCCGTCGATTTTCAATACCTTTCTGCCCCTTTCCGGGGGTGATTACCTGCTCTTCAACACTCTCTCCGGTACGATAGTAACGGTTGATGAAGAGATGAAGAGCATCCTTGAAAACGAAGCAGGTGAATCAGGGAATATCGACGAAAATTCGCTTGAAAATCTCCGGGAGCTCGGAGTCGTTACAGGAGAGGATACCGATGAGCGGGCTTTTTTCGAATATAAATTCCAGGAGAAGAAGTTTTCAACAAGGGATGTCCAGGTAAGCGTTCTTCTTACATATGCCTGCAATCTCTCATGCTCCTACTGCTACGAGGGACGAGGAGAGGTTATCTCAAAGAGCATGGACAAAGAAACCTCGGAAAAAGTCATAAAATGCATAATGAACACGGTCGATGATTCCGGATGCAGGAACCTCGGACTGACGCTTTACGGCGGCGAACCGCTTCTCAACTACAGGCAGGGTCTTGAGATACTGGAAAAGCTGTCTCTGTACTGCAAAGAGAGGGATGTACGGTTTAAGGCAGCGCTGATCTCGAACGGCACTCTTATCGACCGCAGGATTGCGGGCCTCTTCTCCCCGTACCTTAATGCGGTCCAGCTGACTCTCGACGGCCCGCGATGGTACCACGACAAAAAAAGGGTCCGCAAAGACCTAACCGGCACCTATGACAGGATCATGGAGTCGGTATCGATCCTGAAGGAGTCCGGCATTCCGGTGTTCCTGAGGGTACAGATCTCAAAGGACAATCTCGGGCTGCTTGAAGAACTTTTTGAAGAGCTTAAATCACGCGGTTTCGGCAGCGATCCGCTTATAAAACCGTACGTGTTCCCCCTGATGAACATCGGAGAGGCGGGATGCCTGCCGGGGTCGGAGTGCATCCCGGACAACGATTACGCAGAGATCCTGCCGGAAGTCTGGGAGAAGGCAGCCGGGTACGGGCTCAGCCTCGTCTCAAAGCCTGTCCCGACGTATATACAGCCGTTTTGCAGTTTCTTCAACAACTACTCGTACATTATCGACCCTTACGGGGACATATACAAATGCGTCTCGCTTGTCGGTAAGAAAGAGCATAAGGCGGCATACATAGACGACGGGGGAAGGATCGCAGGACAAACCTACGAAATGATCGAATTCATGTCACGCAACCCGGCCAGGATTGAAAAATGCAGGGACTGCCCGTACCTCCCGACCTGTAGCGGGGGCTGTGCGTTTAAGGCGTACTCGGGTAACGAGAGCTTCCAGAGCGGGGACTGTTCTCTTCACAAATCTCTCGAAGAGAGAAAAATCCTCGCCTATCTCAAATATTCACAACCGGGATTTCCGGGAGATGGTGACGAATGAAAAATTCCATCTATAACATCTTTATTCCTGCCGGAGAGGATGAATTTGTATGCTTCAATTCACTCTCGGGCTCCTCGGCACTCGTGGACGGGGAGGTCAGAAAAATGATCGAAGATCCCGGCGAAGCCACGGCCGGACCTGGCGATGAGATCCGCGGCAGGATGATGAAACTTGGAATTCTTGTCGGGGATACTGTCGACGAAAGAAAGATATTCGATTACAAATTTTCACTTGACAGGTATTCTGCAAAAATATCGAGTTTCATAATATACCCGACGTACGGGTGCAACCTGGCCTGTCCTTACTGTTACGAGACCGGACTGAAACTTCCGAAAAAACGGATGGACGAAGCGACGGTGGAGAAAACGATAGAGTTCATCAGGCATACGACGGTTTCGAACAACAGCAGGATGATTATTCTTGGTTTTTTCGGGGGAGAACCGCTCCTCGAGACTGAGACATGCAGAACCATAGCAGAAGAGATCTTCGAATGGGCGAAGGAGAGATCGATTGAATATTACGGGACGCTGACTACAAACGGAACACTGATCGACGATAAGACGGTGCTTGACCTCTTCCCGTATATATCATCCCTGCAGGTAACGCTTGACGGTGCGGAAGATTTTCATAATTCCAAAAGGTTTTATTCGGGGGGGAGAGGCACATACCAGGACATCATGACCAATGTCGGGCGTTTAAAGGATTGGGACGGTCATATTTCCTTCCGCGTACACATTTTCAGCGATCTCAACGACGTGAAGGTGCTGCTTGAAGATCTCAAAAGGAGAGGATTCGATAAAAATCCCAAATTTCATATCTATTTCGCACTTGCAGCACCATCAGATGCCTGTCTTCATTTTATAGACGACGAAGAAATGGTCCGGGGCTCCGAAAAGGCTTCGGTTCTGCTGCCAGGGGCCAGGCGTCTTGCAGCCGCCTGCGGTTTTTCGACTGAGATTACGGATGACACCATCTCAGGCGAATATCTCCACAGCTGCTGCGGATATATAAAAAAAGGTGTCTACATGATAGATCCCCACGGTGATATCTACATGTGCCCTGTTTTCACAGGCGACAAACAATATTCCATAGGGTCGGTTCACGCCGGCAGTTTTGATGAAAGAACACCGTTTTATTACAAGATTCTCACGAAAAGTCCCCTGACCGTTGCAGAATGCAGGGATTGCGAGTATCTTCCCCTCTGCGGCGGAGGGTGCCCGATGGAACGCTACATGAGGGATTCCGTTCCGGGCTCAGTCTACTGCGGCCTGAACAAAGAGCTGATCGGAAAAAAGATCGAAGAGCACTTCAGCCGGAAAATTTCAGCCCGCGGGGATGATTAAAATTAAAAACTCGATGTACAACATATATCTTCCCGGAACTGATACGGGAGAATATTTCTTATTCAACTCCTTTCAGGGATCTATAGCGGTAATTGATGATGCGGTGAAAAATTCCCTGCTACACAGGGACCTCAGCTCCTTTGATGATGATTATATTGCAGCACTGCATCAGAACGGTTTCATCGTGGAAGATGGGAAGGATGAATTTCTTGCTTACGAGAACAGTTTTCGTTCAAGAGTCATGGACCCGGGCGAATATGAATTCTGCATCTGTCTTACCGAACGATGCAACCTGGCGTGCAGCTATTGCGGATCGGGGGAAAGGGGAAGAGGCCGTTCATTTGAAAATGAGACTATCGACAGGGCGATATCTTTTATAAAAGAAGAGACCTCTGCAAGCAGGCGGAAAAATCTCAATATAAGAGTCTTCGGCGGCGAACCGCTCCTGGAATATAATATTTTAATAAAACTGCTCAGCGAACTGAAAGAATGGGCCGTCTCCCGTGGTACCGGTTTTTATGCCGCCCTGATAACCAACGGAACAATGCTTTCAGGGGAAAAGATCGGTGAACTCTCGCCTTTTGTCAGTGTCGTGCAGCTAACTCTTGAGGGTTCGCGTGAGTATCATGATAAAATAAGAAAAAACATTGACGGAAGCGGGACTTATGATACGATCGCCGGAGCAGTGAAGGACTGTATTGAAGCGGGAATAAAGGTACTCCTGCGAATCCATGTTTCAAAAGAGAATTCCGAAGGACTGGATGATCTCTTCTTTGATCTAAAAGAACGCGACTTTGGCACGAATGAAGTAGGACTGTCAGTCAGCCCTCTTCTTTTCGGAAGCTCCATATGCAGATTCCATCCTTTCCAGTGCAGCATTGGTAACGATCACGGAGCCCCCCTGTACGAGGCATGGAGGCTGGCGATGAAACACGGACTTAACCCGTTATTAAAACCCATGAGCAACCATATCATGCCCGGCTGCCCGTTCAAAAATTTTTATTCTGCAATAATAGATCCATCCGGCGGGATTCACAGGTGCCTGAAGCAGGCAGGAAGAGAGACGGAATGCAATGAAAGTCTTTGCGGCAATATTTTCGACGATCCATCATCGGCCGGTGACGTTGAAAAGAAAGATGAGCCTCTCAAAAGGGAGTTCAACCTCCCGGCGTGTGAAAGCTGCTCTTATCTTCCTCTCTGCGACGGCGGATGCCAGGGCATCCGGTTCGTGGACGAAAATTTTTCTCCCGGAGATTATTGCAGGGCCGTGAAGGAAATAACGAACGAGAGGATTTATTCATATATAGGACAAATCCGCAGGTGATCGCCGGTAAATCAGATTACTGCCCTCAGTCTTTCGATCTCCCGGACTTTTCTGGCACCGGCATTATTTAAAAACGAGATCACCTCTCCTTCATCCGAATAAATCCCACCGACCTGAAGAGTGGAGAGACCTCTATCGTATGCCTTCATAGCGATCCGGGCGATCGCCTGGATCTTTATGTCCTGCCCTGTCCTTCCCGCGGACAGGAAGCGTAATATCCTGCCATTACCGGGATCTGACGGGTCGACCGCCCAGCGTATGCACCCCGATGAGCAGGGTGCAGAATAAAAT from Methanolacinia petrolearia DSM 11571 encodes:
- a CDS encoding radical SAM/SPASM domain-containing protein, translating into MKNSAYNLILPLETENDEYIIFNTLSNSLLLADGELAGAIEDRRYDLLDENTVSAMKAGGIFIEDETDEKMIFSKKYREILDSSEELRFVIITTYKCNLACSYCYEGRGTVVSEDMSPEIRDKAIEAIKKRALPTDCKSLKIMLFGGEPLMNPDTGLVIMKELSRWCGENGLKYEGSMVTNGTLATRDLVDKFRPYISTVQLTLDGPKEYHDGIRVFKNGSGTYGKVMDAIKAFRSAGIFVALRIQVNENNVGLLDTLKEELDRNGIAADKGIRQFPSLIKKYSEFCNMDCELLEDCDPAVLSKILEFEKNMKPSARFVPCHIYANMFVIDPAGDVYKCITEVAQKENVLGTVKNGRLELSGKYSDFMSRDPLGFPECAQCSYLPVCGGGCPYMARKTNGTCHSSFCGMTKEVVEQKLTGYMEGRR
- a CDS encoding radical SAM/SPASM domain-containing protein — its product is MNLQETGKKSMKRSRYNHILPLAEKDTNILYNMLTGSIMQVDDELRDIIDNGKFESIGEEEIQKVLADNGIIIPGNTDESELFCSRYDDEKQNPDYYLFVVLPTFACNLSCPYCYEGSGEILTKTMDTATLKSTIDFIKKTLAEGNPGKVVFKLYGGEPLLAIDICTGLLDEIIPWCRVQGIQADVILQTNGTVIDEKVMKELVPEITAVEVTLDGSREKHNTIRRYKDGSGSYDDIIRNLILLLDSGVKVVLRINADTPAGFTRVLDEMDEFGLKKYQDLLFYTAFISNYSLSEFLTDNGLCSRDAEKSLELKMVFDSIVRGKGWQNHYQPYSPLGKQKAVSCNFEKKGRFVIDPSGDLYKCLFCAGMKEFRVGTIGEDGEELDTAYYDLEKRNPRDFAECRECRYLPACGGGCPVRALINNGTYQSGYCGTIPKFMDQRILVHLQGKHHDYPAGENDEIFGL
- a CDS encoding radical SAM/SPASM domain-containing protein, coding for MIIRPERMMKSSVYNLVVPGENGNSLLFNTLTKSFLVVDKELRTGLEENSFGGMDPGMISGLHELGIIVDDEADESKVYALKHNLHKYSTDTSSFLIFPTHSCNLRCPYCYETVMDIPKSKSMDRETIARTKAFIKGMTLQNRSSRVVLGFYGGEPLLRSDICLDIMEDIFNWAGERGISYFCVLTTNGTLLSPSVSKRMHPFLSSVHFTLDGPAEKHNAKRFYMDNSGTYYDVLDAVSRAKDKKIIITVRINLDDDASEEDVSEILADLEERGFKDRPGFFIYFAHVTAPNTCFNEYHDDSRETEITDMIEKTTRYWGLANSLGWGGSLTNRSGEEHGYISGSPVPCEYIRNGCYVVDPLADIYLCPAYCGMKEYSAGAIDENGMPEWNSSYFRTIENNPVSSVRCKKCNILPVCNGGCPFEFLRGDEEAMENYCRYMKKKIEKKIVSHFRYHYPEKYREVFS
- a CDS encoding radical SAM/SPASM domain-containing protein yields the protein MKPSIFNTFLPLSGGDYLLFNTLSGTIVTVDEEMKSILENEAGESGNIDENSLENLRELGVVTGEDTDERAFFEYKFQEKKFSTRDVQVSVLLTYACNLSCSYCYEGRGEVISKSMDKETSEKVIKCIMNTVDDSGCRNLGLTLYGGEPLLNYRQGLEILEKLSLYCKERDVRFKAALISNGTLIDRRIAGLFSPYLNAVQLTLDGPRWYHDKKRVRKDLTGTYDRIMESVSILKESGIPVFLRVQISKDNLGLLEELFEELKSRGFGSDPLIKPYVFPLMNIGEAGCLPGSECIPDNDYAEILPEVWEKAAGYGLSLVSKPVPTYIQPFCSFFNNYSYIIDPYGDIYKCVSLVGKKEHKAAYIDDGGRIAGQTYEMIEFMSRNPARIEKCRDCPYLPTCSGGCAFKAYSGNESFQSGDCSLHKSLEERKILAYLKYSQPGFPGDGDE
- a CDS encoding radical SAM/SPASM domain-containing protein, producing the protein MKNSIYNIFIPAGEDEFVCFNSLSGSSALVDGEVRKMIEDPGEATAGPGDEIRGRMMKLGILVGDTVDERKIFDYKFSLDRYSAKISSFIIYPTYGCNLACPYCYETGLKLPKKRMDEATVEKTIEFIRHTTVSNNSRMIILGFFGGEPLLETETCRTIAEEIFEWAKERSIEYYGTLTTNGTLIDDKTVLDLFPYISSLQVTLDGAEDFHNSKRFYSGGRGTYQDIMTNVGRLKDWDGHISFRVHIFSDLNDVKVLLEDLKRRGFDKNPKFHIYFALAAPSDACLHFIDDEEMVRGSEKASVLLPGARRLAAACGFSTEITDDTISGEYLHSCCGYIKKGVYMIDPHGDIYMCPVFTGDKQYSIGSVHAGSFDERTPFYYKILTKSPLTVAECRDCEYLPLCGGGCPMERYMRDSVPGSVYCGLNKELIGKKIEEHFSRKISARGDD
- a CDS encoding radical SAM/SPASM domain-containing protein, which gives rise to MIKIKNSMYNIYLPGTDTGEYFLFNSFQGSIAVIDDAVKNSLLHRDLSSFDDDYIAALHQNGFIVEDGKDEFLAYENSFRSRVMDPGEYEFCICLTERCNLACSYCGSGERGRGRSFENETIDRAISFIKEETSASRRKNLNIRVFGGEPLLEYNILIKLLSELKEWAVSRGTGFYAALITNGTMLSGEKIGELSPFVSVVQLTLEGSREYHDKIRKNIDGSGTYDTIAGAVKDCIEAGIKVLLRIHVSKENSEGLDDLFFDLKERDFGTNEVGLSVSPLLFGSSICRFHPFQCSIGNDHGAPLYEAWRLAMKHGLNPLLKPMSNHIMPGCPFKNFYSAIIDPSGGIHRCLKQAGRETECNESLCGNIFDDPSSAGDVEKKDEPLKREFNLPACESCSYLPLCDGGCQGIRFVDENFSPGDYCRAVKEITNERIYSYIGQIRR